One Ferribacterium limneticum genomic window, CATCCTATGAAGATTGCTTTCGCGATTACGCCAATTTGCTTCGCAACAGCCCGCGCTATACCGGCGTGATCGGCTCGCAGGATGGCACAGAGTTTGCAAGACGTTTGCAGCAAGCAGGGTATGCCACTGATCCAATGTACGCCGACAAGCTCTCGCGCATCATCAATGGTCCGACACTGCGCCAGGCCCTTATTGGTTAATCCGCTCTCAATGTTTTGGATTCGGGGCCGTTAACAGAGCAGTAGAGTAAAGGAATTGCCATGAGCAGCGGAATGCTTTCAATCGGGATTACCGGAATCCATGCAGCGCAACTGGGACTTGAGGCGACTCAGCACAACATTGCGAATGCCAATACGCCAGGCTACAGCCGCCAGTATATCCAGCAGTCGGCCGGCATCCCGCGGCTGACGGGGTCTGGTTACTTCGGTAGCGGCACCACCGTAGATACCGTTCGTCGTGCCTACGATAAATATCTGACCGCACAGACATTTGCTGCTCAGGCCAGCGCTTCCGAGTCCGAAATGCAGTTGGCCAAACTGAGCCAGATCGACAATATGCTGGGGGATCCGAATTCTGGTCTGGCCCCTGCCATGCAGGATTTTTTTACAGGTGTGCAGCAGGTCGCAGCCAATCCATCTCTCGTCTCGGCACGCCAGAGCATGTTGTCATCGGCGGAAGCGTTGGCAGAGCGATTCAGTTCGATGTCGACGCGTCTAGGCGAGCTTTACGATAGCGTCAATGGCGAAATAAGCGGCGAAATCGAGCTAATCAATGTATATGCTCAACAGCTTGCTGAAGTGAATGGCCAGATCACGCGTGCTGAAGCCGCGACCAATCAGCCCCCCAACGATCTGCTGGATCTGCGCGACCAACTTGTTGCCGAAATGAACAAGCACGTGCGGGTGACGACCGTCGAGGACTCAATCGGGAATTTCAACGTTTTTGTCGGTAACGGCCAGCAACTGGTGGTTGGTTCGGTCGTCAACAAACTACTTCCAATCACCTCCAGCTCCGATCCTGAACGGGTCGTGGTTGGCTTGCAGGGGCAATCAGGGGTTGTCCAGGAACTCTCGGAATCCTTGATTGAGGGTGGTGCCCTCGGTGGCTTGATGAAGTTCCGCAACAATTCGTTGGATGATGCGGCAAATACGCTCGGACAGATTGCTGCGTCAATGGCTTTGACCTTTAATGCCCAGCACGCGTTGGGGCAGGATCTGGATGGTTTGAACCAGACCTCCGCGACGACCGGCTTTCAGGCGAATTTTTTTGAGATATCGGCGCCCAAAGTGCTTGCCACTGCAAGCGGTGCCAATTCGGTAACGGCCAGTTTCCTGGCCCCGACCGGCGATCCGGCGACCGGGAACTTCAAAACCAGTCTGACTGGCAGCGACTATGTTCTCACCGCTACTTCAGCGACCAGCATGACGCTGACGCGACTGTCCGATGGTGTGGTATTTCCCTCTACCGGGGCGGCTGCGAGTGTGGCTGATTTGAATGCCCTGATTGTTGGCGAGGGCTTTTCGCTTGGCGGGAGTGTGCCGACGGTTGGCGTGGATTACCGGATCCAGCCAACCCGCGACGCGGCGCAAAACTTTCAGGTTAATGCGTCGATTGCTTCCGATGTAAAGCGGATTGCTGTGGCAGCGCCAAGTGTGACAACGCTGGGGTCAGGGAATACCGGCTCGTTGCAGGTTAGCCAGGGAGCTGTTAGCCCGGGGTACTCGTTGGCGAACCTTCCTGCCGGGTTTACTTACAGTCAGGGGAGCGGTGCTTTTACCTTCGGACAACCTGCAACGGGAACGGTGAGCGCAACTTATGCTGACGGAACCACGTTGGCCATCGCTGTTGGGTCGATCAATCGATTGAATGCAGGCTCGGAACTGGCCCGCATTACCTACAACGGTATTTCGATCGATATTTCCGGTACCCCGGCTAACGGTGACAGTTTCAGCATCAACACGAATACCAGTGGCGTTTCGGATAGTCGAAACGCAGTCAAGCTGGCGGCGTTGCAGACACAAAACACGATGGAAGGTGGGCGAGCGACGTATCAGGGAAGCTACGCAAGCCTGGTCAGCGGTGTCGGTTCGGTGACTCGCCAGGTCAAGGTTAGCGGGGAGGCGCAGCAAGCACTCCTCAAGCAGAACGAACTGGCCCGTTCGTCGGTGTCCGGGGTCAACCTTGACGAGGAAGCTGCTAACCTCATCCGCTATCAACAGGCTTATCAGGCCTCGGCCAGATCGCTCGATATTGCTTCGAAGCTGTTTGACACGCTTCTCGGCATCGCCAACTAAGGAATAGCATCATGCGTATAAGCACTTCGATGATGTTCGATACCGGCACCCAGAACATGCTGCAGTTGCAGACGAATTTGTACAAACTGCAAAATCAGATGTCGACCGGGCGTCGTATCCTGACCCCCTCTGATGATCCGGTTGCAGCGGCCCAGGCGGTTGTTATCAGCCAGAAACAGTCTATCAATGCGCAGTTTATTGATAATCAGGGAAATGCAGAAAGTCAGCTGGCAGGTATGGAAAGTACCTTGAGGAGCGCCAGCGACCTGCTCGGGAACGTAATGGTGCGGGCCGTAGAGGCGGGAAACGAAACCCTTGACGATAAAAGTCGGCAGGCGATCGCGTTCGATATTCGTGAGAGCTTCGATGCATTGCTTGGTCTGGCGAATAGTTCGGATGGCATGGGACAGCATGTCTTTTCTGGTTTTCGTGGCGACACCGAACCCTTTGCCATTTCTGGATCGCCGGGTAGTCGTACCACTACCTACCATGGCGACGACGGTCGTCGTCAGTTACAAGTTGAATCAGGGCGCATCATGGATGTCTCGGAATCGGGCAGTGCCCTTTTTATGCGGATTCCACAGGGGAACGGGCAATTCATGGCGAGTGCCGGTGGTGCCAATACGGGAACTGGCGTTCTCGGCGCGTCTTCGACAGTTTCCGGTTATAACGACAGCACCTATCAACTCACTTTTACTGCACCTGGTGTGTACGACGTGTACGTGAATGGGGCTGCTACCCCTTCTCTGACAGGTCAA contains:
- the flgK gene encoding flagellar hook-associated protein FlgK, whose product is MSSGMLSIGITGIHAAQLGLEATQHNIANANTPGYSRQYIQQSAGIPRLTGSGYFGSGTTVDTVRRAYDKYLTAQTFAAQASASESEMQLAKLSQIDNMLGDPNSGLAPAMQDFFTGVQQVAANPSLVSARQSMLSSAEALAERFSSMSTRLGELYDSVNGEISGEIELINVYAQQLAEVNGQITRAEAATNQPPNDLLDLRDQLVAEMNKHVRVTTVEDSIGNFNVFVGNGQQLVVGSVVNKLLPITSSSDPERVVVGLQGQSGVVQELSESLIEGGALGGLMKFRNNSLDDAANTLGQIAASMALTFNAQHALGQDLDGLNQTSATTGFQANFFEISAPKVLATASGANSVTASFLAPTGDPATGNFKTSLTGSDYVLTATSATSMTLTRLSDGVVFPSTGAAASVADLNALIVGEGFSLGGSVPTVGVDYRIQPTRDAAQNFQVNASIASDVKRIAVAAPSVTTLGSGNTGSLQVSQGAVSPGYSLANLPAGFTYSQGSGAFTFGQPATGTVSATYADGTTLAIAVGSINRLNAGSELARITYNGISIDISGTPANGDSFSINTNTSGVSDSRNAVKLAALQTQNTMEGGRATYQGSYASLVSGVGSVTRQVKVSGEAQQALLKQNELARSSVSGVNLDEEAANLIRYQQAYQASARSLDIASKLFDTLLGIAN
- the flgL gene encoding flagellar hook-associated protein FlgL; the protein is MRISTSMMFDTGTQNMLQLQTNLYKLQNQMSTGRRILTPSDDPVAAAQAVVISQKQSINAQFIDNQGNAESQLAGMESTLRSASDLLGNVMVRAVEAGNETLDDKSRQAIAFDIRESFDALLGLANSSDGMGQHVFSGFRGDTEPFAISGSPGSRTTTYHGDDGRRQLQVESGRIMDVSESGSALFMRIPQGNGQFMASAGGANTGTGVLGASSTVSGYNDSTYQLTFTAPGVYDVYVNGAATPSLTGQIYTPGSDILMGPATQQIKINISGTPAVGDTFTAQPASNQDIFKTLDNLIKALESNVSSNDSTKAAFKNEMSLIRQNLNQGFDHLVTAQTSIGARRLELENLSLAGTDRDLQYQTDLKNLQELDYTRAISDMANQKMVLEAAQLSFQQVSQMSLFNYL